TGCATTAGCCGGAACTCCACCGGGAAATCGACCAATCCATATGGTTGGCCCCGAAAGCATTGAAAACACCCTTGGATACGTGGCTCAGAGGGGAGCCGGCAAGCCCTACGCAGCAGTCCGAAGGGTAGAAGAACTGCACAGCCTAAACGCCCTTCCACAGCCATTCGTCGAAGCAATGAATTTCGTCTACTTCGGAACCTTAGATGAGCCACTGCTCTAGATCGGGAACCCAAGCCGGGTGCAGGTGCCCCAGGTCTCGATTTTGAGACCTGGGCCTATTTCGTGCGAAGCACGAAACCCTGCATCACTCAGCCCCTAGGCCAGCGCAACCTTAACAGCCTCACTCACCAACCGCCCCTCAGCCCGCAGCCCATCCGCCTGCAGCTTCGCCTGCACCGCCTTGATGACCGTCCCCATCTCCTTCGGACCCGGCTTCTGCCCCGCTCCCTCGGCAATCGCCGCAATCACCTGCCCCACCAGCGCAGCAAGCTCGTCCGTACTCAGCGCCTTGGGCAAAAACTCCTCGATCACCGCAATCTCCGCAGCCTCTTTCTCCGCCAACTCCGGCCGCCCGCCCTTGGTGAACTGCTCAATCGAGTCGCGCCGCTGCTTAATCATCGTAGCCAGAATCTGCTGCGACTCCGCATCCGAAAGCTCCTCACGCTTCTCAATCGCCCGGTTCTTCAGCGCCGTCGTAATCAGCCGCAAAGTCGTAGTCCGCTCAGAATCCCGAGCCTTCATCGCCGTAATCGTCTGCGCCTTCACCCGCGCTTCCAAAGTCTCACTCATCGCTAAACCACCTGTTTCTCAAAACTTTCGTATTCCATCGATTGTACCCAACCAGCAATCAGCCCTGGCACCATCCATCCGCACTTCACACTCCACGCCAGCAATTCACATTTCTCACAAGAATGTGTATTCTGTGATTGCAGCCGGCGAGCAAACCCGGCCAGGTCTTTCCAAGGAGATTCCATGTTCCGTAAAACCCGCCTATACACCCCCGGACCGACCCCACTGCTCCCAGCCGCCCAGTTCGCCATGGCCGCCGCGGACATCCACCACCGCACCGCCGAGTTCCGCGCCCTCTACACCAAAGTCCTCGGACAACTTAAAGAGTTCGTCGGCACCAAAAACGACGTCCTGCTCCTAGCCTGCTCCGGCACCGGAGCCATGGAAGCCTCCGTCAGCAACCTCACTTCGCCCGGCGATCGCGTCTTGGTCCTGAGCGCCGGAAAATTCGGCGAACGCTGGGTCGCCCTCGCCAAAGCCTTCGGCTGCCAGGTCGACCTCCTCACCGCCCCCTACGGCGAAACCTTTGATCTGGAGCAAGTTAAGGCCGCACTGAAGCCCGATACCAAAGCCGTCTACGTCCAGGCCACCGAAACCTCCACCGCCACCCGCCACGATGTCCAGGCCATCGCTGAAACGCTCAAAGCAGCCAATTCCGAAGCCCTCCTGATCGTCGACGCCATCACCGGCCTCGGCACCACCCACTTCGATGTAGACGCCTGGGGCGTCGACGTCCTCATCGGCGGCTCGCAAAAAGCCGTCATGGTCCCGCCCGGCCTCGCCTATCTCTCCGTCAGCGACCGCGCCTGGGCCGCCA
This portion of the Acidicapsa acidisoli genome encodes:
- a CDS encoding GatB/YqeY domain-containing protein, yielding MSETLEARVKAQTITAMKARDSERTTTLRLITTALKNRAIEKREELSDAESQQILATMIKQRRDSIEQFTKGGRPELAEKEAAEIAVIEEFLPKALSTDELAALVGQVIAAIAEGAGQKPGPKEMGTVIKAVQAKLQADGLRAEGRLVSEAVKVALA
- a CDS encoding pyridoxal-phosphate-dependent aminotransferase family protein; the protein is MFRKTRLYTPGPTPLLPAAQFAMAAADIHHRTAEFRALYTKVLGQLKEFVGTKNDVLLLACSGTGAMEASVSNLTSPGDRVLVLSAGKFGERWVALAKAFGCQVDLLTAPYGETFDLEQVKAALKPDTKAVYVQATETSTATRHDVQAIAETLKAANSEALLIVDAITGLGTTHFDVDAWGVDVLIGGSQKAVMVPPGLAYLSVSDRAWAAMETSKNPRYYFDLRKERKSAKLGESAYTPSVALIAGLGAALDYIAGQAGGNLAEGRIALIENAQNCAAMTRAGLVALGFTLFAPTAPAAAATAVSVPEGLDSGAVVKELKARFGAVIANGQGEMKGKIFRIAHLGFFDYMDTIALLGALELIARDTLKLPVQFGQGVAAAQEVFAQKK